AACATTAAAAAACGCGGGCGCGATTACGAACAAAATATAGAAGCGAGTTACTTACAAAAAATCCATGATGGTTACAGCAATTTTATTAAAACACAACCTGATTTAAATATTCTAATTGTTGATGTTTCTGATTTAGATTTTGTAAACAACTCTAATGATTATGAAACCATTATTAATAAGATAAAAAATTACAACGCATAAAAAAGCAGCTTTTAAAGCTGCTTTTTTTATTTCTTAATTAACTCTAGCTTTTCAGCAAAGTAATCGCAAAAATCACGCATGGTAGCACTCATTTTTTCGTCGTTTGTAGCTCTTTCAAAAGAGTTTGCCATAGACACTAAAGTTTGATGGAAAAATTGCTTCATTTCATCTACAGGCATATCTTTAGTCCATAAATCCATACGTAACGTATCTTTTTGTTTATGATCCCAAACAGATAGCATAATTGCTTTTGAAGCTTCATCTTTTATACCTCCGTCTTCTGCATTCCAAGTAATTTCTTCTGGAATTCTATTT
The nucleotide sequence above comes from Tenacibaculum singaporense. Encoded proteins:
- the gldC gene encoding gliding motility protein GldC, which codes for MAIEHTSKITFKVGLDENRIPEEITWNAEDGGIKDEASKAIMLSVWDHKQKDTLRMDLWTKDMPVDEMKQFFHQTLVSMANSFERATNDEKMSATMRDFCDYFAEKLELIKK